The DNA sequence TCGTATGGGTCGTATGGGTCGTATGGGTCGTATGGGTCGTATGGGTCGTATGGGTTGGGCAAACTTCCAGTTTGCCAAATCAACCTTCTTTTTTGCGTTGCTCCAAGCGGGCTCGCTTCATGCGTTCACGGATACCGCCTTCATTTATGAAGTCGCGCTCCAGTGCCCGCTTCTGTTGATCCAGCAGATAGTTCGCCTGATGAAGCAGGCAGATGGCAATGTTTACGACAACCTCGGGCGGTCGACTCTCGACAAACACTCGAAACAATTCAAAGTTGAAGGGTACTTTCTTTCCGAGCTGGCGAACATATCGGGCCTCCCTGGAATCCTTGGCCCACAGGGGCAGGTCGCGTACGCGCAGAAAGTCTCTGTAGTCGACAAGCAACTCTTCCAGACTGGATCGTGCTACATTGATGAGCCGTATCTCTGTCTCCTTTGAAGTGCCTGACGCCTTCACGCCCTCCGCGATGTTCTGCTTTCCCTACCGAGCGGCCTGCACCATCTGGTCGACCGTACGATCTCCCCTGCCGAGGAAGCGTTGACAGAATCGGAACGTGATGTCAAAGATCACCTCGGTCTTCTGATAGAAGATTAGCGCCTCATAATTTCCGTGAGGTGGGATAAAGCCGCCTTGCGTCATCATGTGCCCTCCGATTTACAGGTCTATCGAGATTCCGATAGACACTATACCACTTTCGCTGCCCAACCCATAAGACCCATAAGCCCCCCCACGGATGCCCCAATTCAAAAAAAACCGGCGTCTCTCAGGGAGACGCCGGTCGTGGAAATGATTCAGCCAACTCAATCTCAGGCCGAAGTTCGCCTTTTCTCGTCGCGCTTGCGCTCTTCGGAATTCAGCACCGCCTTGCGAACCCGCACGAATCGCGGCGTGATTTCCGCCAGCTCGTCGGGGGCGATCCATTCGAGGGCGACGTCGAGGGTCAAAATACGGGGCACGTCGAGGCCGCTGCTGTGGTCTTTGCCGGCGGCGCGGTGATTGGTGAGGGCTTTGCGCTTGGTGGGCTTGCAGGGCATGTCGCCGGGGCGGGAGTATTCGCCGATGATCATACCCTCGTAGACCGGCTCCATCGCGCCGAGGAAGAGGGTCCCACGCTCCTGGAGGTTTTCCAGGCTGTAGGACGTGCTCTGGCCGGTTTCCATGCTGACCATGGAGCCGCGCTTTCGGGTGACGACATCGCCGCACCAGGGGCCGTAGCCCACGAAGCGCGAGGCCATGATGCCGAGGCCGCGGGTGTCGGTGAGGAATTCGCCGCGATAGCCGATCAGGCCGCGGGTGGGGATGTTGAATTCGAGGCGGACCATGCCCGTGGGCTCGACGTGCATGGCGGCCAGTTCGCCTTTGCGGCCCGCGATCTTTTCGATAACCGTGCCCTGGTATTCGCCGGGCACGTCGATGGTCAGCACTTCCATGGGCTCCAGGCGCTTGCCGTCTTCATCGCGGTGGATGATGACTTCGGGCGGGGAAACGCAGAGCTCCATGCCTTCACGGCGCATTTCTTCGAGCAGGATGGCCAGGTGGAGTTCGCCGCGGCCGGAAACCTTGAGGGCGTCGCCGCGCTCGGTCTCTTCGACGCGCAGGGCCACGTTGGTGCGAAGCTCCTTCTCCAGCCGCGCGGAAATCTGGCGCAGCGTAACGGCGTCGCCGTCCTGCCCGGCGAAGGGGCCGCTGTTCATCATGAAATTCATGGAGACCGTCGGCTCTTCGATTTCCAGGGGGTGAAGCACCTTGTCGTAGTCGAGATCCGAGAACGTGTCCCCGATGCTGATGTCGTCGGGTCCGGCGAGGGTCACGATGTCGCCCGCGCTGACTGTGTCGACGAGTTCACTCTCGAGGCCGCGCGTGACCCAGAGGTAGGTGCATTTTTCCTGCCGGTCGCCGGTGATGTCCCACTCCCGCTGGTGGTGGAAATCGTCGTGATGGGCGAGCTTCTCGCCCAGCCACCGGGTGGACACACGGCGAAACTTCTGGCCTTTCTTGAGGCTGCCCTGGAGCACGCGGCCCAGAGCGGTTCGGCCGATGTGGTCTTTCCAGCCGATGGAGCTGACCTGCATGAGGAAGGGTGCCTCCGGATCGCCCTTGGGCGCGGGCACCTCGCTGATGATGGTCTCGAAGAGGGCTTCCATACCTTCGTGGGCGTCGTCTTCCAGATCACGCACGAGCCAGCCGGCCAGGCCGGAGCCATAGAGCACGGGGAAGTCGCACTGTTCATCCGTCGCGCCGAGTTCGACGAAGAGGTCGAAGGTCTTGTCGAGCGCCTTGTCGGGCTGGGCCTGGGGCCGGTCCACCTTGTTCACGACAACGACGGGGCGATAGCCCATGCGAAGGGCGCGGGTAAGCACGTAGCGCGTCTGGGGCATGGGGCCTTCGTTGGCGTCCACCAGCAGCAGCACGGAGTCCACCATGGAGAGGGTACGCTCCACCTCGCCGGAAAAGTCGGCGTGGCCGGGGGTATCGATGATGTTGATCAGGTAATCTTTCCAGGTGACCGTGCAGTGCTTGGCCCGGATGGTGATACCCCGCTCCCGTTCGAGCTCGTTGTTGTCCATGACCCGCGTCGCCACCGCTTCGTTGCTGCGAAAGAGGTGCGTGGCTGCAAAAATACTGTCGATCAGCGTGGTTTTTCCGTGATCGATGTGGGCGATGATGGCCACGTTGC is a window from the Candidatus Hydrogenedentota bacterium genome containing:
- the typA gene encoding translational GTPase TypA, which encodes MHSIDKIRNVAIIAHIDHGKTTLIDSIFAATHLFRSNEAVATRVMDNNELERERGITIRAKHCTVTWKDYLINIIDTPGHADFSGEVERTLSMVDSVLLLVDANEGPMPQTRYVLTRALRMGYRPVVVVNKVDRPQAQPDKALDKTFDLFVELGATDEQCDFPVLYGSGLAGWLVRDLEDDAHEGMEALFETIISEVPAPKGDPEAPFLMQVSSIGWKDHIGRTALGRVLQGSLKKGQKFRRVSTRWLGEKLAHHDDFHHQREWDITGDRQEKCTYLWVTRGLESELVDTVSAGDIVTLAGPDDISIGDTFSDLDYDKVLHPLEIEEPTVSMNFMMNSGPFAGQDGDAVTLRQISARLEKELRTNVALRVEETERGDALKVSGRGELHLAILLEEMRREGMELCVSPPEVIIHRDEDGKRLEPMEVLTIDVPGEYQGTVIEKIAGRKGELAAMHVEPTGMVRLEFNIPTRGLIGYRGEFLTDTRGLGIMASRFVGYGPWCGDVVTRKRGSMVSMETGQSTSYSLENLQERGTLFLGAMEPVYEGMIIGEYSRPGDMPCKPTKRKALTNHRAAGKDHSSGLDVPRILTLDVALEWIAPDELAEITPRFVRVRKAVLNSEERKRDEKRRTSA